A genomic region of Halobacteriovorax sp. DA5 contains the following coding sequences:
- a CDS encoding DEAD/DEAH box helicase, which translates to MSSVKSFDSLNLLPEILSALKKKGYTAPTPIQANSIPHLLDGGDILGIAQTGTGKTAAFSLPILNNLKIKKIKTKPARMRCLILTPTRELASQIEENIKEYSKGLGISSAVIFGGVSPRPQVQKLSRGMDIIVATPGRLLDLMGDGHVRFEQLETFVLDEADRMLDMGFIRDVNKIIAKLPEKRQTLLFSATMPQDIVNLSKKLLVKPKKVEVTPESTTVEKIDQKINLVHRTNKPKLLKNILEDTTIEHVLVFTKTKHGANRVVKHLDQVGITAAAIHGNKSQGAREKALGGFRKGTVRVLVATDIAARGIDVSHITHVINYNLPDDPKSYVHRIGRTARAGREGIAISFCDDTETKLLNDIEKTINYKIPVDTNHAFHGVAGQPDSQEAPRAPRTPRLRAKSSKDNNNKQRSARRRRAKQKSKSSSL; encoded by the coding sequence ATGTCTTCAGTCAAATCTTTTGATTCTTTAAATCTATTACCTGAAATTCTTTCTGCATTAAAAAAGAAAGGTTATACAGCACCAACGCCGATTCAAGCAAATTCAATTCCACACCTATTAGATGGTGGAGATATCTTAGGGATTGCTCAAACGGGAACTGGAAAGACTGCTGCATTCTCTCTTCCTATTTTAAATAATTTAAAAATTAAAAAAATAAAAACAAAACCAGCTCGTATGAGGTGTCTAATCTTAACTCCGACAAGAGAATTAGCATCGCAGATAGAAGAGAATATAAAAGAATACTCTAAAGGATTGGGGATTTCATCCGCAGTTATCTTTGGAGGTGTTAGTCCTAGGCCTCAAGTTCAGAAACTGTCACGTGGAATGGATATTATCGTTGCAACACCAGGCAGACTTCTAGATCTAATGGGTGATGGCCACGTTCGTTTTGAACAACTAGAAACTTTTGTTCTTGATGAAGCCGATCGTATGCTAGATATGGGCTTCATTAGAGACGTTAACAAGATCATTGCTAAACTCCCTGAAAAAAGACAAACTCTCTTATTTTCGGCCACAATGCCTCAGGATATTGTGAACCTTTCTAAGAAATTGCTTGTTAAGCCTAAGAAAGTTGAAGTGACACCTGAGTCGACAACAGTTGAAAAAATTGATCAAAAGATAAATCTTGTTCATAGAACAAATAAGCCGAAGCTTTTAAAGAATATTTTAGAGGATACTACAATTGAGCACGTGCTTGTTTTTACTAAAACTAAGCATGGCGCTAATCGTGTGGTTAAGCATCTGGATCAAGTTGGAATTACGGCCGCTGCAATACATGGCAATAAGTCTCAGGGGGCACGAGAGAAGGCCTTGGGTGGTTTTAGAAAGGGAACTGTTAGGGTGCTTGTTGCTACTGATATTGCTGCTCGTGGAATTGATGTTTCCCATATCACTCATGTTATTAATTATAATCTTCCTGATGATCCTAAGAGTTATGTACATCGTATTGGGAGAACTGCTCGTGCTGGAAGAGAAGGGATTGCTATCTCTTTTTGCGACGATACAGAAACAAAGCTATTAAACGATATTGAAAAAACGATTAACTACAAAATTCCTGTCGACACGAATCATGCTTTTCATGGAGTTGCGGGGCAACCTGACTCACAAGAGGCGCCTAGAGCTCCTAGGACGCCTAGGCTTAGAGCAAAATCTTCTAAAGATAATAACAATAAGCAAAGAAGCGCTAGGCGAAGAAGAGCAAAACAAAAGTCTAAATCATCGTCTCTTTAA
- a CDS encoding YiiD C-terminal domain-containing protein, with protein MKKISEQYKRDLLESIPVVSGMKLEIKTVEDQKIVLKAPLSKNINYEGTAFGGSINTLAILSCYLLTHHTMKVHNIDFKSLVIQNSEIDYLMPVDSDFEAIAEIDEASVNNFIQSLKRRKVGRLNVHSKIMVGDSVRASFKGRFVATL; from the coding sequence ATGAAAAAGATTTCCGAGCAATACAAGCGTGATTTACTGGAGTCGATTCCAGTCGTCTCAGGAATGAAGCTTGAAATTAAGACTGTAGAAGATCAGAAAATCGTACTAAAAGCTCCTTTAAGTAAGAATATTAATTATGAAGGAACTGCATTTGGTGGAAGTATTAATACACTAGCAATTCTTTCTTGCTACCTCTTAACTCATCATACGATGAAAGTTCATAATATTGATTTCAAGTCTCTCGTTATCCAAAATAGTGAGATTGATTATCTTATGCCCGTGGATTCTGACTTTGAGGCCATTGCAGAAATTGATGAAGCTTCAGTAAATAATTTCATACAATCACTTAAGCGACGCAAAGTCGGCCGCTTAAATGTTCATTCAAAGATTATGGTAGGAGACAGTGTTAGAGCGAGCTTTAAAGGACGCTTTGTTGCTACTTTATAA